One Frankia alni ACN14a DNA window includes the following coding sequences:
- a CDS encoding enoyl-CoA hydratase/isomerase family protein produces MSVVRLEVDGGIGTIRLDRPPMNALDSGVAADLRAAAVEATRNPAIRAVVLYGGEKVFAAGADIKQMAPMGYAEASAWVGDLNSTFEVVARIPKPVVAAVTGYALGGGLELALCADVRVFADNAKVGQPEILLGVIPGAGGTQRLPRLIGPGRAKDLIFSGRQVRADEAAEIGLADVVVPAAEVLDRAREIAGRYTAGPAMALAAAKQAVDDGSELALAEALRLEAALFAGLFATEDRRIGMESFLAHGPGKADFTGR; encoded by the coding sequence ATGAGCGTCGTGCGGCTCGAGGTCGACGGTGGGATCGGCACCATCCGGCTGGATCGGCCGCCGATGAACGCGCTGGACTCCGGCGTCGCCGCCGACCTGCGGGCGGCCGCCGTCGAGGCGACTCGCAATCCGGCGATCCGGGCGGTGGTCCTCTACGGGGGCGAGAAGGTCTTCGCCGCCGGCGCGGACATCAAGCAGATGGCGCCGATGGGGTACGCGGAGGCGTCGGCCTGGGTCGGCGACCTCAACTCGACCTTCGAGGTGGTCGCCCGCATTCCCAAGCCGGTGGTCGCGGCGGTCACCGGCTACGCCCTCGGCGGTGGGCTGGAGCTCGCGCTGTGCGCCGACGTGCGGGTGTTCGCCGACAACGCGAAGGTCGGCCAGCCGGAGATCCTGCTCGGGGTGATCCCGGGGGCCGGCGGGACGCAGCGCCTGCCGCGGCTGATCGGCCCGGGGCGGGCCAAGGACCTCATCTTCAGCGGCCGGCAGGTGCGCGCCGACGAGGCCGCCGAGATCGGCCTGGCCGACGTCGTCGTCCCCGCGGCGGAGGTCTTGGACCGGGCCCGGGAGATCGCCGGACGGTACACGGCCGGCCCCGCGATGGCGCTGGCGGCGGCGAAGCAGGCCGTCGACGACGGTTCGGAGCTCGCCCTCGCCGAGGCCCTGCGTCTGGAGGCCGCCCTGTTCGCCGGCCTGTTCGCCACCGAGGACCGTCGCATCGGCATGGAGTCCTTCCTCGCCCACGGCCCCGGCAAGGCCGACTTCACGGGCCGCTGA